A DNA window from Bos indicus x Bos taurus breed Angus x Brahman F1 hybrid chromosome 16, Bos_hybrid_MaternalHap_v2.0, whole genome shotgun sequence contains the following coding sequences:
- the LOC113906610 gene encoding solute carrier family 2, facilitated glucose transporter member 5 isoform X1: MEPQDPVKREGRLTPVIVLATLIAAFGSSFQYGYNVAAINSPSEFMKDFYNYTYYDRVGEYMNEFYLTLLWSVTVSMFPFGGFLGSLMVGPLVNNLGRKGTLLFNNIFSIVPALLMGFSELAKSFEMIIVARVLVGICAGLSSNVVPMYLGELAPKNWRGALGVVPQLFITIGILVAQIFGLRSLLANEEGWPILLGLTGIPAVLQLLFLPFFPESPRYLLIQKKDEAAAKSALRRLRGWHDVDAEIEEILEEDRAEKAVGFISVLKLFKMRSLRWQVISIIVLMAGQQLSGVNAIYYYADQIYLSAGVNEDDVQYVTAGTGAVNVLITVCAIFVVELMGRRFLLLLGFSVCFTACCVLTGALALQDVISWMPYISIACVISYVIGHALGPSPIPALLVTEIFLQSSRPAAYMVAGTVHWLSNFTVGLVFPFIQVGLGAYSFVIFAVICLLTTVYIFLIIPETKSKTFIEINRIFIKMNKVPGVHPEKEELKEFPPSTARQ; this comes from the exons AGGCTGACACCCGTGATTGTTCTGGCGACACTGATAGCTGCCTTTGGGTCGTCCTTCCAGTATGGGTACAACGTGGCTGCTATTAACTCCCCTTCAGAG TTCATGAAAGACTTCTACAACTATACCTACTATGACAGAGTCGGTGAATACATGAACGAGTTCTACTTGACCTTGCTGTGGTCGGTTACCGTGTCCATGTTTCCCTTCGGAGGCTTCCTCGGCTCTCTCATGGTTGGCCCCTTGGTAAATAACTTAGGCAG AAAAGGAACCTTGCTGTTCAACAACATCTTCTCCATTGTGCCTGCACTCTTAATGGGATTCAGTGAGCTCGCCAAGTCATTTGAGATGATAATTGTGGCCAGGGTTTTGGTGGGAATATGTGCAG GTCTGTCTTCCAATGTCGTCCCCATGTACTTAGGGGAGCTGGCCCCTAAGAACTGGAGGGGGGCCCTGGGGGTGGTGCCCCAGCTCTTCATCACCATCGGAATCCTTGTGGCCCAGATCTTTGGTCTTCGGAGTCTCCTGGCAAACGAAGAAG GCTGGCCCATCCTCCTTGGATTGACTGGGATCCCCGCTGTGCTGCAGCTCCTCTTCCTGCCCTTCTTCCCTGAGAGTCCCAGGTACCTGCTGATTCAGAAGAAAGATGAAGCAGCTGCCAAAAGTG CTCTGAGGAGGCTGCGTGGCTGGCATGATGTGGATGCAGAGATAGAGGagatcctggaggaggacagggctgAGAAGGCTGTGGGCTTCATCTCCGTGCTGAAGCTGTTCAAGATGAGGTCCCTGCGGTGGCAGGTCATCTCCATCATCGTCCTCATGGCGGGCCAGCAGCTCTCTGGAGTGAATGCG ATCTACTACTACGCAGACCAGATTTACCTGAGCGCTGGAGTGAATGAGGACGATGTCCAATATGTGACGGCGGGCACAGGTGCTGTCAACGTGCTGATAACTGTCTGCGCC ATTTTCGTGGTGGAACTAATGGGGAGGAGATTCCTGCTcctcctgggcttctctgtctgttTCACCGCCTGCTGCGTGCTGACGGGTGCCTTGGCTCTGCAG GACGTGATATCCTGGATGCCCTACATCAGCATCGCCTGTGTCATCTCCTACGTCATAGGGCATGCCCTTGGGCCCA GTCCCATCCCCGCACTGCTCGTCACCGAGATCTTCCTGCAGTCCTCCCGGCCAGCTGCCTACATGGTGGCGGGTACTGTTCACTGGCTCTCCAACTTCACTGTGGGCTTGGTCTTCCCATTCATCCAA gTGGGCCTCGGAGCTTACAGCTTCGTCATTTTTGCGGTGATATGTCTTCTCACCACCGTCTACATCTTCCTGATCATCCCTGAAACCAAGTCCAAGACCTTCATAGAAATCAATCGGATCTTCATCAAGATGAACAAAGTGCCAGGGGTGCACCCAGAAAAGGAGGAGCTAAAGGAGTTTCCACCGTCGACTGCAAGGCAGTAA
- the LOC113906610 gene encoding solute carrier family 2, facilitated glucose transporter member 5 isoform X2, which produces MGTTWLLLTPLQSSNDSGVLLCSALQFMKDFYNYTYYDRVGEYMNEFYLTLLWSVTVSMFPFGGFLGSLMVGPLVNNLGRKGTLLFNNIFSIVPALLMGFSELAKSFEMIIVARVLVGICAGLSSNVVPMYLGELAPKNWRGALGVVPQLFITIGILVAQIFGLRSLLANEEGWPILLGLTGIPAVLQLLFLPFFPESPRYLLIQKKDEAAAKSALRRLRGWHDVDAEIEEILEEDRAEKAVGFISVLKLFKMRSLRWQVISIIVLMAGQQLSGVNAIYYYADQIYLSAGVNEDDVQYVTAGTGAVNVLITVCAIFVVELMGRRFLLLLGFSVCFTACCVLTGALALQDVISWMPYISIACVISYVIGHALGPSPIPALLVTEIFLQSSRPAAYMVAGTVHWLSNFTVGLVFPFIQVGLGAYSFVIFAVICLLTTVYIFLIIPETKSKTFIEINRIFIKMNKVPGVHPEKEELKEFPPSTARQ; this is translated from the exons ATGGGTACAACGTGGCTGCTATTAACTCCCCTTCAGAG CTCGAATGACTCTGGTGTTCTGCTTTGCTCTGCTCTCCAGTTCATGAAAGACTTCTACAACTATACCTACTATGACAGAGTCGGTGAATACATGAACGAGTTCTACTTGACCTTGCTGTGGTCGGTTACCGTGTCCATGTTTCCCTTCGGAGGCTTCCTCGGCTCTCTCATGGTTGGCCCCTTGGTAAATAACTTAGGCAG AAAAGGAACCTTGCTGTTCAACAACATCTTCTCCATTGTGCCTGCACTCTTAATGGGATTCAGTGAGCTCGCCAAGTCATTTGAGATGATAATTGTGGCCAGGGTTTTGGTGGGAATATGTGCAG GTCTGTCTTCCAATGTCGTCCCCATGTACTTAGGGGAGCTGGCCCCTAAGAACTGGAGGGGGGCCCTGGGGGTGGTGCCCCAGCTCTTCATCACCATCGGAATCCTTGTGGCCCAGATCTTTGGTCTTCGGAGTCTCCTGGCAAACGAAGAAG GCTGGCCCATCCTCCTTGGATTGACTGGGATCCCCGCTGTGCTGCAGCTCCTCTTCCTGCCCTTCTTCCCTGAGAGTCCCAGGTACCTGCTGATTCAGAAGAAAGATGAAGCAGCTGCCAAAAGTG CTCTGAGGAGGCTGCGTGGCTGGCATGATGTGGATGCAGAGATAGAGGagatcctggaggaggacagggctgAGAAGGCTGTGGGCTTCATCTCCGTGCTGAAGCTGTTCAAGATGAGGTCCCTGCGGTGGCAGGTCATCTCCATCATCGTCCTCATGGCGGGCCAGCAGCTCTCTGGAGTGAATGCG ATCTACTACTACGCAGACCAGATTTACCTGAGCGCTGGAGTGAATGAGGACGATGTCCAATATGTGACGGCGGGCACAGGTGCTGTCAACGTGCTGATAACTGTCTGCGCC ATTTTCGTGGTGGAACTAATGGGGAGGAGATTCCTGCTcctcctgggcttctctgtctgttTCACCGCCTGCTGCGTGCTGACGGGTGCCTTGGCTCTGCAG GACGTGATATCCTGGATGCCCTACATCAGCATCGCCTGTGTCATCTCCTACGTCATAGGGCATGCCCTTGGGCCCA GTCCCATCCCCGCACTGCTCGTCACCGAGATCTTCCTGCAGTCCTCCCGGCCAGCTGCCTACATGGTGGCGGGTACTGTTCACTGGCTCTCCAACTTCACTGTGGGCTTGGTCTTCCCATTCATCCAA gTGGGCCTCGGAGCTTACAGCTTCGTCATTTTTGCGGTGATATGTCTTCTCACCACCGTCTACATCTTCCTGATCATCCCTGAAACCAAGTCCAAGACCTTCATAGAAATCAATCGGATCTTCATCAAGATGAACAAAGTGCCAGGGGTGCACCCAGAAAAGGAGGAGCTAAAGGAGTTTCCACCGTCGACTGCAAGGCAGTAA